DNA from Variovorax sp. PBL-H6:
TGTACGTCGGAGCGCACTGGCTTTCACGGGCGGCCCACCTACAAACGGCTGAGCAAACGCCTCTTTAGCATGGTGTATTTGCGCGCACGCGCCTCGAGCCGCGGCGGGCACGAGGCCGAAGAAAACGCACTGCGGCTCAAGGCGCCTTTACGATACACTATCGTTTCGAAACTCAGGCGTTCAGATGGCTTCCTCACCGCTCCCGCCCTCCGCCATCGGCCGGCCGCGCGACGCGGCGCTCGATGCCAATGTGTTGCGCGCGGCGATGGAACTGCTTGGTGAAGGCGGCCTTGCCGCCGTCACCATGGACGCGGTGGCCCAGCGCGCGGGCGCAGGCAAGGCCTCGCTCTACCGGCGCTGGAAATCGAAAGACGAACTGCTCGCCGATGCGCTGACCTTGTGTTCGCCCATCGACGTCGACGTCGACACCGGCTCGCTGCGCGACGATCTGGTGGGCCTTTATGCCCACTACTACGGCATCGGCAACCACGTCATGCAAGCCGCCATCCAGGAGATGCTCGGCAATGTGCGACAGCACCTGGCCTGGGTCGAGAAGGTCGCCCCCGAGCGCCTCACGGCGCGCCGCGCCAAGGCGCACGCGCTGATCGAGCGCGCCGTGGCACGCGGTGAAATCCACCCGCCCGCCGACATGGACCTGCTGCTCGACCTGCTGCCCGCGATGGTGCTCTACCAGTACAACACGCGGCACCAGAAGGTCACGCGCCAGTCGATCGCGCGCTTCATTGACGGGCTGGTGATGCCGCTCGCGCGTGGCGGCAGGGACTCGGCGAAAGCGAGCAACGGATGACTGATTCCGCTATCGATCCGAGGCAGGCACAAGCAAGGCGGACGCACAGGCCGAGGCAGAGGCCGACGCCGAGGACGCGGCCGCGAATGTCGCGCCGACGCCGGCCGAACCGCCGGCAGCGCCGCACGACCTGAAGACCGGGATCGCCTTCGGCGCCGTTTCGCTGCTGGTCGGACTGACGCAGGGCCTCGGCGTCAACCTGGTCAACGCCAACCTGACGGGCATCCAGGGCTCGCTCGGCGCGACGGCATCCGAAGTGAGCTGGCTCACGACCGTCTACTTCGCGACCAACATCACGGCTTCGATCGTGCTGACCAAGATCCGCTACCAGTACGGGCTGCGCCGCTTTGCCGACTTCGTGATCCCGATCTACCTGCTCCTGGCGCTGGCGCACCTGTTCGCGCAGCACCTCGGCTCGGCCATCCTCGTGCGCGCCGCGATGGGCGTGGCCGCGGCACCGCTCAGCAGCCTCGCCTTCCTCTACATGGTGCAGGCCTTCCCGGCCGAGAAGGCGACCTACGGGATCGTGCTCGGCTTCGCGGGCCTGCAGCTGGGGGCACCACTCTCGCGCATCATTTCCGAAGACCTGCTGCAGATCGGCCAATGGCACGGGCTGCACATGATCGATGCCGGCCTCGCCATCCTGTGCTTCGCCGCCATCAACGTCGTCCGGCTCAGGCCGATGCCGACGCAACAGATGTTCGCGAAGGGCGACGGCATCGTCTTCATGCTCTACGCGGCTGCCAACGCGCTGCTCTGCGTGGTGCTGGCGCAAGGGCGCCTCGCCTGGTGGACCGATGCGCCCTGGTTGGGCATCTGCCTCGCCGCTTCGGTGGCCTGCTTCGGGGTCTACGCGATCATCGAGCTGCAGCGGGAGAAGCCGCTGATCGACCTGCGCTGGCTCGTGACGCCGTTCATGCTCCGCTTCCTCGGTGCGGTCGTGCTCTTCCGAATCGTGCTGTCGGAGCAGACCGTCGGCGCGGTCGGCATGATGAATACGCTCGGCTTCACCAATGACCAGATGCATCCGCTCTTCATGTGGATCACGGCCGGCACGATCGCCGGCTTCGGCCTGACCTTGCTGGTGGTGCCTTCCAAGCGCTTCGGCATCCTGGGCGACATCGCGCTGGTGCTGATCATCATCGGCGCGCTGATGGACAGCGACTCGACCACCCTCACCCGACCGCACGACTTCTACGTTTCGCAGACCCTGCTGGCCGCAGCGAGCGCGATGTTCCTGAGCTCCGCGCTGCTGCAGGGCTTCATGCACGTGATCGCCGGCGGCATGAAGAACCTGATCAGCTTCCTCGCCGTCTTCAGCGGCGGACAGGCGCTCGCCGGCCTGATCGGGCAGGCGTGGCTCTCGACCTTGCTGGTCGATCATCAACGGCTCTACTACGCGCAGCTGGTCGAGCGCATGCAGGGCTCCGATCCGCTGGTCGCGCAGCGGCTCGCGCAGCTCGGCGGCGCCTATGCGTCGAACCTCAACGACGCAAGCGCGCGCGGCGCGCAGGCCGTGGTGCTGCTGAGCCAGCAGATCACGCAACAGGCCACCGTGCTGGCCTACAACGACCTCTTTCACGCGGTTGCGTTGATCTCGACGCTGGGCTTCTTCGTCTTCGCGGGCGTCAAGACCCATCGCTGGCATCGCGCACGGCGCGCCGCGCCTGCCATTGCGGCGCCGACACTGCCCGCGGCCACGAACTGACTTCCGCAGCCGCCATTCCGGTTCCCATCATGCCCACAGCCCCGAAACTTCTTCGCTCCCGCGGCACGTGGATCGTGCTCGCGGCCACCCTCGTCTGCCTGGCGATGGTCTTGTACGCGTGGCGACTGCCGCCCTTCCACACCGGCACCGAGAGCACCGAAAACGCCTATGTGCGAGGCATGGTCACCATCGTGGCACCCAAGGTCGACGGCTACGTCGCCGAGGTCGCAGTGCAGGACTACATGGCCGTCACCGCGGGGCAGGTGCTGGTGAGGCTCGACGATCGCATCTACCGCCAGAGGCTCGACCAGGCGCAGAGCGCGCTGGCGGCGCAAGAGGCGAACCTCGCCAACACGATGCAGGCGCGGCTCGCGCGGCAGGCCGCGATCGGCAATTCGCAGGCGCAGGTCGCCGGTGCCGACGCCCAGTTGGTCAATGCGCGGGCCCAACTGACGCGCGCGCAAGCCGACTTTCGGCGCGCCACGCCGCTCGCGCAGGACGGTTCGCTGTCGCAGCGCGAACGCGACCAGACCGAAGCAGCCTTGCACCAGGCCGAGGCAGCGGTCAAGCTCGCCGAGGCGTCGGTGCGCCAGGCCCGCGCCGGGCAATCGGTCGCCACGCAAGACCTGCAGAGCGTGGTCGTCAACCGGCGCGCCGTCGAGGCGGCCGTCGAATCGTCTCGCGCGGCCGTCAGGCTGGCCGAGATCGACCTCGAGAACACGCAGATCCGGGCACCGCGCGATGGCCACGTCGGCGAGGTCGGCGTCAAGCTCGGCCAGTACGTGACGCCCGGTACTCAGTTGGTGGCGGTGGTGCCGCAGCAGGTCTGGGTGGTGGCCAATTTCAAGGAGGCGCAGACTGCGCGCATGGCGCCGGGACAGGTCGCGCACCTCAACGTCGACGCGCTCGGTGGCGCGCGGCTCAACGGGCGCGTCGAACGGATATCGCCCGCGACCGGCTCCGAGTTCAGCGTCATCAAGCAGGACAACGCGACCGGCAACTTCACCAAGATCCCGCAGCGCCTGTCGGTGCGCATTGCGGTCGACCCCGACCAAGCGCCCGCCAGCCGACTGCGGCCCGGCATGTCGGTCGTCGTCAGCGTCGACACGCGCTCCGGCCACGCCGTGGCGCCGCGCGGCGACGGAACGGAAGTGGGGCTGCGATGAGCGCAGCAAAGCGTCGTTGCGCAGGCGCTTTTCCGATCGCGATAGCGCTCGGCCTGGCGCTCCAGGCGTGCAGCACGGTGCCCGCGGGGAAGCCTGCGCTGCCCGCCGCAATCCCGGAAGCATGGCAAGGCTCCGCGGGTCGCGCTGCGGACGCGCCGCCCGCTCCCGGCATCGACGCCGCGTGGTGGAAGCTGCTCGGCGACCCGGTGCTCGACAGCCTCGTGCAGCGCGCGCTCGACCACAACGACGACCTTCGCGCGGCCGCGGCCCGGGTGGCCGAAGCGCGCGCGCTCGCGGAGGCACAGCGTTCGGCGGCCTTGCCCACGCTGGACTTCGGGGTAGGTGCTTCACGCGGGCAGAGCATCAGCGCGGCGACCGGCAATCCCTACCTGGCCAACGTCCTGCAGCCGCAGTTCCAGGCCGCCTACGAAGTCGACCTTTGGGGCCGCATCGCCGAGCTCGGCCGAGCTGCCGATGCGCAGTTCGTCGCCAGCCAGGCCGCCCGCGACAGCGCCGCTCTCAGCGTGGCCGCGACCACCGCATCCAGCTACATCAACCTGCTCGGGCTCGATGCGCGGCTGGAGGTGGCGCGGCGCACGCTCGCCGCGCGGGAATCGGCGCTGGAGCTGGCACGTTCGCGCCAGCAGCGCGGCTACAGCTCTGCACTCGAGACGCAGACCAGCGAAGCCGAATACCGCGCCACCGCGCAAGCGATCCCGCAACTCTTGCTGGCGATCCGCCGGCAGGAACATGCGCTGGGCGTGCTGACCGGCGCTGCGCCGGGGGCCATCGCGCGAGGCGCCACGCTCACGCAGCTGAGCATGCCGCCTCTGCCGGATGCGGGCCTGCCGTCCGACCTGCTCCGGCGTCGGCCGGACCTCGCAAGCGCCGAAGCCCAGCTCGTCGCCAGCGATGCACAGCTGGCGGCATCGCGTGCGCAGTTGCTGCCGTCGCTGCGACTCTCGGCCTCGCTCGGCAGCGTCAGCTCCACCGCGCTCGTCGGCGACCCATCCAGGCTCTGGAGCCTCGGCGGCAGCGTGCTGGCGCCGATCTTCGAAGGCGGCCGGCTGCGGGCGCAGGTCCGGGCCGCCGACGCGCGGCGCGAACAGGCGCTGGCGAACTACGAGAAGGCCGTCCTGACCGGCTTCTCGGAGGTCGAGGATCAATTGGCCGCCATCCAGGAGCTAGGCCGTCAAACGACCGAGGCCGAGGCGCAACGCCGAGCCTTGCAGGAAGCGGTACGCGTGGCGTCGAACCGCTACCGCGAAGGCTACGCGTCGCACCTGGACGAACTCGACGCGCGGCGCAACCTGTTCGGCGCCGAGCAGACCGTGCTGCAGTTGCGTGCCGACAGCCTGACGGCGCAGGTCGGGCTCTACCGCGCCTTGGGCGGCGGCTGGCACGACAAGGGGGGCGCCTGATCGCGGACCTCGATTCTTTGGGAGTCTTGCAGGCCTTCTGCGTCGCCGTGTGTCACTGCGCTAGCCCTGGTTGCTTGACCTGCTGGCGGTTGCGGCCAGAAGCCTGCAGGACCATGGCCCAGATCCACCACAGGATGAAGATCTGCAAGGGTGCCCTCACAAGTAGATAGATGGGCCCCCAGGCGTGACCGCCCATGGGGACGTGCTGGAGCGCCGCGTAGACGTTCGCCGGAAAGAAGGCCACCAGGACTATCGCGGCTGCCCATGCCCCTGCCGCGCACGAGCGGCGGAAGAAGAGTGCCATGGCTATTGCGATCTCGAGCAGGCCGGTCAGATAGACCAGGGCCTAACGTAACGCAGACTGCGCCAAACTTGACAGCGGAAGCTCAGCATCTTGTCTTAGATGTCCGCAGCCGCTGCAGAGCTGTCGCTTCGCGTTGGTCAGTCTTTTCACCGTGGCGTGGTAACCGCGACCGGTCAAACGCTACGGCAATAAGCTGCGTCGAGAAAGTACCAACCCATCGCGATCGCAATAGCAATAGTGGTCGCGCACAAAGCTGGCATCGCCGAAATTGAGCTGGTTCCCGATGGTGCCGCGTCCTATGCTGCCGCTGCGAGCGGGGACCGCGTTCAGCGCGAACACTGCGATGTCCATTCGACAAAGCGTTTCCACGTCGCGTACCGCGCCGTGGATCACCACGCCTTGCCAGCCATTGGTGATGGCGAGCAGTGTCATCTTGTCCCCGAGCAAAGCGGCCCGGCGGGAGCCGCCGCCGTCAACGATGAGCACGCGGCCGTCGGCAGGTTCTTCGAGCACACGTCTCACGAGGGCCGCGTCCTCGAAAGTCTCGACCGTGGCGATTCGCCCGGTCAACCGGGATCTGCCGCCAAAGCCGACCAATGGTGCATGGCAAACCTGCACCTCATCGCGGTGCAGATCACAGAGGTCCGCAGTCTTGAAGACGGTCATGCTCATCGTGTTCCGGTGCGCTCAGTCCAGCTTGGCGCCGGACTGCTTCACCAGCTTCTGGTGCTTGACCAGCTCGCTCTGAAAAAACGCAGGGGCTGCGTCGGGACCGATGTCCAGCTGCATGAGTCCCTGGCCCGTGATCGCGTTCTGCGCCTCGGGTGATGCGAGCGCGGTGCGCATGGCCGCTGCGTCCGCATCGACGATGGCCTTCGGCAACCCGGACGGCCCGACCAGTGCGATCCAGGCGTCGAAGCTGTATTTAGGCACACCCGCCTCGGCGAGCGTAGGCACCTCGGGCAACGCAGCCGACCGGCTCGTGGTGGACACCGCCAGCGCGCGCAATGCGCCGGCCTTGACCTGCGGAGTGACCTGCGACACCGAGACGAAGGCCAGTTGTACCTGCCCACCGATCAAATCGGTGATGAGAGGACCCGTACCGCGATACGGCACGTGCTTCATGTCGATGGCCGTCTCGCTGACCAGCAACTCGCCGGCCAGGTGCAGTGTGCTGCCGTTGCCAGCCGAACCGTAATTGAGGGAGCCGGGGTGCGATTTGGCGTAGTCGAGCAGTTCCTTGACGGTCTTGACCGGAAGCGCCGCGTTCACCACCAGCACCAGCGGCACGGTGGCCAGCACAGCAATGGGCGTGATGTCCTTGAGGGTGTCGTACGGCACCGTCTTGTAGATGCCCGGATTGATCACGTGATTGGACGACACCATGCCCAGGGTCAGGCCGTCCTTGGGCGCCTTCACGATCTGCGCGGTGCCCGGAATGCCGCCGGCCCCGACCAGGTTCTCGACCACGACCGGATGTCCGGTGACACGGCCGAAGCCGGGCGCGAGCGCGCGCGCTACCGCATCGACCGTCGACCCCGCGGCCAGTGGCACCAGCATGCGCAGTGGCTTGTCGGAAGGCGTTGTCTGCGCGATCGCGACACCGGCCACGACCAGGCACGCGATGCCACTCACCCTGGCGACAGTGCGTTCCAAGGAAATTGTTTTCATGTTGTCTCCGAAATGTATTGATCTATGCATGCAGGCGCTGCAGCGCCTCGAACGAAATCAGATGGCCAGCGATCGCGCTGGCCGCGACCGTCGGCGGGCTTGCCAGCCAGACCTTCCCCGGCCCGCCACGGCCAGGGAAATTGCGATTGATCGCGCTCACGGTGACCTGCGACGGCGCGATCGAGCCGCCCGGCCCGCAGTTGCCGCAGGCACCGCAGGACGGCTCGAGCATGCGGGCACCGACGCGCTCGAAGGCGTCCATGTAGCCGGCCGCGATGCAGTGGTCGCGCACAGCGGTCGTGCCGAATTGCAAGTAGAGCGCGACCCCCGTTGCCACGCGCAGACCGCGGTCTGCGGCCCACTGAAGGACGGCATGGTAGTGATCGAAATCTTCGCGCTTTCCGGCCGTACAGGAACCACCGTATGCAATGTCGATTGCCACGGCTTCCTTCACATCCGCAAGCGCAACGCCATGCCCCGGATCGCCCGGCGCAGCCACCATGGGAGGCACCTGCGCGCAATCGATCTCGATCGTCTCCGCGTACGTCGCACCAGCATCGCTGCGCATCCAGGGCTCAAGGGTGAAATCAACGCCACGGCGCTCGCGCAGGAAGCGCACGGTCTCCTCGTCGGGTGCGACGATGCCAGTGAAGCCGCCCAGCTCGGCCGTCATGTTGGTGAGCGTTGCGCGCTCGTCGGTCGACAGATATGCGGCCGCCTCGCCGGCGAACTCGAAGACCTTGCCGACGCCACCGCCTGCACGAATGAATTGCTGCGCCAGCAGATGCAGCACGATGTCCTTGGCGGTAACCCCCGCCGGCACCTTGCCGTTCAGCATGATCCGAATTGACTGCGGCACGGTCAGCCGCACCGCGCCGGTGACAAATGCGTTGGCCATGTCGGTGGTGCCCACACCAAAAGCCACGCAACCCAGGGCGCCACTGTGCGGCGTGTGCGAATCCGTGCCGACCACGAGTTGCCCGGGCAACGCGTAGTGCTCGGCCACCATCGCATGCGAGATGCCGGCCACGTTGCTGCCATCGTCCAGCGCCGCTTCGGCCTCCGTCAGCGTGCGATGCGAACGCAGGTCGTAGGCAGCGGCAAAGTCGCGCTGCGCCTCGATCATGCGGTGGACGTTGGGCACCAGCCCACCGCGCACATGCGCCGGGCTCTCTTCGACATAGGAGGTGTGGTCCTCAAACACTACGATGGAATCGGGTTCGTGCAGCACCAGCGGTCGCCCGAAGGTGGCATGCAGCAGGTGCGCCGCCATACCGGTGTAGTACTCGTGGATGAAGCGCAGATCGGCGCGCACGAAGGCGCCATCGCCCGAGCGGGCGTGTGCAGTGGTGAGTTCAGTTTCGAGCGCATGGCGTCCCACGATCTTCTCGAACAGCGTTCGCGGCCGGGCGTCGTCCAGGACAGCAGCCTGGGTGATGTGCTGCATGAAGCGCTGGCCGAAGGCAAGCAATCCGCCACTGGTGAGGATGGCGGCGGCCAGCGCGTCGCGGCCAGCCACCAGATCGTCGAGCGGGATCGCCTCACCGGCTGCAATGCGATCGATCAGGCTGAAGTCGGTGGAGGTAAAGAGTCCGGTGTTGTCGGCGTTCTGCCGGTAGATGCGCTCGAAGCTTTCGGCGATGACCAGCCGCACGCCCGCCAGCTTTTCCGCGGCCGGGCTGTGCTCGCGAGACGAGCCCTTGCCATAGCGCTTGCCGGCGACGACGACCTCGATGCCTGAGTTGCGAACCGCGTCGAGGCCGATCGGAAAGCCCTCGCCAGCCTTGAAGCCGGTGTAAGGATAGCGGCCGAGCTTGTCGTCGTAGTGCGTGAGGATCGCGATCGGCGTGATCTCGTCGGTGGAGACGTCGTCGCGCAGCGGTGCGGCTTGCGCGATGGACAGGGTGTCGCCGCGCAAACACTGCGCGACGGCATCGCCCGAGCGGCTGAGGAAGAGAAAGCGCGGTGCAAACCGCAGCGACCCATCGGCAATGGTGGCTGGCGTCGAAGCTGGCATGCCCGATCTTTACGCGCCACGCCTTACCTGAACAGTGCTCCCTCGGCACAGGGGGTCACGCCACACGCGTGATCGGTGATTACCCTTGCAGGTACTCGATCAAGGCTTTCACCGCCCGCGGCTGCGGTGTCTTGCGAAGCGCATAGACATTCAGCACGCGTTCGGCCCAAGGCTCGTCCAGTGGCCGCCTCACAAAGCGCGGGGAGCCCGCATAGGCCGCAGCTGCACTCTGCG
Protein-coding regions in this window:
- a CDS encoding aconitase family protein, which translates into the protein MPASTPATIADGSLRFAPRFLFLSRSGDAVAQCLRGDTLSIAQAAPLRDDVSTDEITPIAILTHYDDKLGRYPYTGFKAGEGFPIGLDAVRNSGIEVVVAGKRYGKGSSREHSPAAEKLAGVRLVIAESFERIYRQNADNTGLFTSTDFSLIDRIAAGEAIPLDDLVAGRDALAAAILTSGGLLAFGQRFMQHITQAAVLDDARPRTLFEKIVGRHALETELTTAHARSGDGAFVRADLRFIHEYYTGMAAHLLHATFGRPLVLHEPDSIVVFEDHTSYVEESPAHVRGGLVPNVHRMIEAQRDFAAAYDLRSHRTLTEAEAALDDGSNVAGISHAMVAEHYALPGQLVVGTDSHTPHSGALGCVAFGVGTTDMANAFVTGAVRLTVPQSIRIMLNGKVPAGVTAKDIVLHLLAQQFIRAGGGVGKVFEFAGEAAAYLSTDERATLTNMTAELGGFTGIVAPDEETVRFLRERRGVDFTLEPWMRSDAGATYAETIEIDCAQVPPMVAAPGDPGHGVALADVKEAVAIDIAYGGSCTAGKREDFDHYHAVLQWAADRGLRVATGVALYLQFGTTAVRDHCIAAGYMDAFERVGARMLEPSCGACGNCGPGGSIAPSQVTVSAINRNFPGRGGPGKVWLASPPTVAASAIAGHLISFEALQRLHA
- a CDS encoding TetR/AcrR family transcriptional regulator; translation: MASSPLPPSAIGRPRDAALDANVLRAAMELLGEGGLAAVTMDAVAQRAGAGKASLYRRWKSKDELLADALTLCSPIDVDVDTGSLRDDLVGLYAHYYGIGNHVMQAAIQEMLGNVRQHLAWVEKVAPERLTARRAKAHALIERAVARGEIHPPADMDLLLDLLPAMVLYQYNTRHQKVTRQSIARFIDGLVMPLARGGRDSAKASNG
- the rraA gene encoding ribonuclease E activity regulator RraA, with the translated sequence MSMTVFKTADLCDLHRDEVQVCHAPLVGFGGRSRLTGRIATVETFEDAALVRRVLEEPADGRVLIVDGGGSRRAALLGDKMTLLAITNGWQGVVIHGAVRDVETLCRMDIAVFALNAVPARSGSIGRGTIGNQLNFGDASFVRDHYCYCDRDGLVLSRRSLLP
- a CDS encoding efflux transporter outer membrane subunit, giving the protein MSAAKRRCAGAFPIAIALGLALQACSTVPAGKPALPAAIPEAWQGSAGRAADAPPAPGIDAAWWKLLGDPVLDSLVQRALDHNDDLRAAAARVAEARALAEAQRSAALPTLDFGVGASRGQSISAATGNPYLANVLQPQFQAAYEVDLWGRIAELGRAADAQFVASQAARDSAALSVAATTASSYINLLGLDARLEVARRTLAARESALELARSRQQRGYSSALETQTSEAEYRATAQAIPQLLLAIRRQEHALGVLTGAAPGAIARGATLTQLSMPPLPDAGLPSDLLRRRPDLASAEAQLVASDAQLAASRAQLLPSLRLSASLGSVSSTALVGDPSRLWSLGGSVLAPIFEGGRLRAQVRAADARREQALANYEKAVLTGFSEVEDQLAAIQELGRQTTEAEAQRRALQEAVRVASNRYREGYASHLDELDARRNLFGAEQTVLQLRADSLTAQVGLYRALGGGWHDKGGA
- a CDS encoding Bug family tripartite tricarboxylate transporter substrate binding protein, whose protein sequence is MKTISLERTVARVSGIACLVVAGVAIAQTTPSDKPLRMLVPLAAGSTVDAVARALAPGFGRVTGHPVVVENLVGAGGIPGTAQIVKAPKDGLTLGMVSSNHVINPGIYKTVPYDTLKDITPIAVLATVPLVLVVNAALPVKTVKELLDYAKSHPGSLNYGSAGNGSTLHLAGELLVSETAIDMKHVPYRGTGPLITDLIGGQVQLAFVSVSQVTPQVKAGALRALAVSTTSRSAALPEVPTLAEAGVPKYSFDAWIALVGPSGLPKAIVDADAAAMRTALASPEAQNAITGQGLMQLDIGPDAAPAFFQSELVKHQKLVKQSGAKLD
- a CDS encoding HlyD family secretion protein; the protein is MPTAPKLLRSRGTWIVLAATLVCLAMVLYAWRLPPFHTGTESTENAYVRGMVTIVAPKVDGYVAEVAVQDYMAVTAGQVLVRLDDRIYRQRLDQAQSALAAQEANLANTMQARLARQAAIGNSQAQVAGADAQLVNARAQLTRAQADFRRATPLAQDGSLSQRERDQTEAALHQAEAAVKLAEASVRQARAGQSVATQDLQSVVVNRRAVEAAVESSRAAVRLAEIDLENTQIRAPRDGHVGEVGVKLGQYVTPGTQLVAVVPQQVWVVANFKEAQTARMAPGQVAHLNVDALGGARLNGRVERISPATGSEFSVIKQDNATGNFTKIPQRLSVRIAVDPDQAPASRLRPGMSVVVSVDTRSGHAVAPRGDGTEVGLR
- a CDS encoding transporter; translated protein: MSWLTTVYFATNITASIVLTKIRYQYGLRRFADFVIPIYLLLALAHLFAQHLGSAILVRAAMGVAAAPLSSLAFLYMVQAFPAEKATYGIVLGFAGLQLGAPLSRIISEDLLQIGQWHGLHMIDAGLAILCFAAINVVRLRPMPTQQMFAKGDGIVFMLYAAANALLCVVLAQGRLAWWTDAPWLGICLAASVACFGVYAIIELQREKPLIDLRWLVTPFMLRFLGAVVLFRIVLSEQTVGAVGMMNTLGFTNDQMHPLFMWITAGTIAGFGLTLLVVPSKRFGILGDIALVLIIIGALMDSDSTTLTRPHDFYVSQTLLAAASAMFLSSALLQGFMHVIAGGMKNLISFLAVFSGGQALAGLIGQAWLSTLLVDHQRLYYAQLVERMQGSDPLVAQRLAQLGGAYASNLNDASARGAQAVVLLSQQITQQATVLAYNDLFHAVALISTLGFFVFAGVKTHRWHRARRAAPAIAAPTLPAATN